In Falco rusticolus isolate bFalRus1 chromosome 7, bFalRus1.pri, whole genome shotgun sequence, the DNA window CTCGCCTGCCTCCATCCGCTGCAGCACCCCCTCCACGCGCTGCAGCTCCCTCATCAGCTCCCGCCGGCCCTGCTCCTGCCGCGcctccaccagccccagcagctcctcttcctcccgTCGGATCAGCCGCACCAGCTGCTCCACGCGCTGCTGGATCAGCTCCCGCATCTCCcgctctgcctcctccagccGGGCGGCCTCATCCTGCAGCGCCACGTAGGTGGCCTCAAAGCCACTTCTCTTCTGCCTCAGCTCCTGGCTGATGgtgcccagctcctcctgcctgcgCTGGGTCTCACTGCGGATGTCGCAGAAGGAGGCATGCTGGCTGTCCAGCAGCGCGCAGATGCAGCACATAGGCTTGCAGCACTTCTTGCAGTAGATGCTGTAAGGCCAAGCACAAGTAAAGCGGTAATTTAGACCATGCACTTTGCAATTCATTCATTTATCAAATTGCAAATTAGTTCATTCATTGAATTTAAGTCACCACCAAGTTTGGGACGGGCATTTGGTTTTATACTCTCCCAACTGCAAAAAAACACATTGGTTCACTGTCTCCATGGGGTTTCTGCTCATCTGCTGGGCTGGTGAAAGTCACTGTCGTGACTGTGCAAATGTTATGGTAGACACTTCTCCATGTACCACACGGGCAGTGAAGAAATGAGCTCTCTGCCCTTCTATGAGCGCCTCTTGGGGTTATGTATAAAAACATAAGACCAAAGAGTACCTTATCTCCATAAGATGCCTAAGGCAAGAATATAACAAGTGGGGAGTGGAGAACATCATCTCTCATGTAAGTCTTGGTAGCCCTGGCAAGTGGTGGGCCAGGAACATCAGGGACAACCAGGGAGGGGTTGCATCTGGGCCATCGTGGctagcagcagtgctggcctCCATGGATGATGTTGCCTCTTCCCCTCTTTCTTGGACTTACCCAGTTAAATCTTGTCCTGCATTGCACCCATGTTATTCCCCAAATCCTCTCCAAGATGGTCTAGTACCATCAGCAAAACACTCTGCTGCCTATCACAGCAAGGTCTTCTTCTTGCTAAGCTCCATCAACCTCACCCTCCTTACCCCAGCAAGGAGAACTCCATGCACTCCTCTCCCTCGTTCTACCCTCTCCTGTCATCACCTCAAACCTGGCTTCATCCAAACCCTCCCTCCATGCCCTAGAGCCCACCAGTCACTACTTCCCACCCATCTTCTGCATGACATGGTGCCAATCAGGGCAGTGGAGAACATGCTGTTCAGTACCATCATGAACGAGGACAAAGATATTTGTGACAAGAAACCACACGCATTGGAGACAGACCTCCTTAGACCTACCTTACAGTCTGGTTCTTGTGGGTCGGGTTGGAGCAGGACAAGTTACCAGTCTTCCTGGCAGCCTTGAGGAAGTCCTTAGCAGACCCTGCCCTGATGTCAATCACCCTCTTGGCTTCATGGCTTTCCCTCTTCAGGTAGTGCTGGTGGGCCTCAAAGCACTGGGTGCAGAGAAACTCCTGGCACTCGGAGCACCAGAACTCACCGGCTCTCTTGCAGTTGTTGCAGAAGAAGTCAGCTCCATCCATGATCTTCTTGTAGACCTTGAGCCTGGCCTGCAGGTTGGTGAAGAGCAGGTTGTCCATGACGCTGGCCTGCGGGATGGCCATGCAGCACTTGGGGCACTGCCTGACAGGCTTGTTTTTGCTCAGGCAACTGAGGCAAAAGGTGTGGAGGCAGGTGAGGAGCTTGAGGCTGGGCGATTCCTGCTGGCAGCCCTCGCAGAAGATGAACTGGAAGTCATCCTCTAGGAGCTTGTGGAGGGAGGaacagaggaagaggaatgaGTGCTGGGGTGTGTTTTTAAGAGCTTCTGAAATGACATCTTGGAGGGGGAGGTGACCTGCAAACCCTACTTGGAGCAACCAGTTCCCACCAGTGATACTCAGGCCCCGTAAGCAGGGCAGCTATGGCCCGTGCAGCGTGGTCAGGTGGGACGGTGGTCAGGTAGGACAGATGGGGCCCTGCTGAGCGTATCCCTTTCTAGCAAAGAGGGAACAGACGGTCCCCTGGCTATGGGGCtagggagggctgcagggggcaGCGCAGAGGATGGGGCACGGAGGAAGCTTCTAAAGACCCCAGGATGACAGCCTGGCAGGGTGGGGGCCATGACCCAGCCAtgcgccgccccccccctcGCTCAGCCCATCCCTCTGgcctccagccttcctccctcctgtatctgtgcttttgcagggcttggggtggggtggctgcATTGGGGACcatctctcctctccctgccacccaccAACCCGAGGAGGTGGGGAACACCCCAAAACTCTTAATCCCatcgcgcccccccccccccaaaaaaaaaagggccaCGCCTTGGGACCGGGGACTTCCTGGTGGCCCGGACCCCCCCTCCCAGGGCCGGAGCCCACCGCCCGCACCCCCCAGCGCTCACCCGGGAGCCGCTGCCGGCCAtggcggggcgggcagggcagggccccACGGACCCCCCTCGAGCCCCCctgcccgcgctgccgccggcACTTTCGGTTTCTTCGGTGCTGCCGTTGACTCCTccttcggggggggggggggggggcgcgctGCGCAGAGCCCGCTCCCAGCCCCGGTtacacccccagctcctcccGGCCATCCAGCAGCGAGGAAACTGGGAGGAGACCCCAAGaacagccccctccccccccaaaaaaaacaccaaaggcATTTCCCCAAGGAAGAGCATCTCCCAGGACATGTATTGCAGGGCGCAGTGCCCTGCCCGGCTCCGGGGGGGCTGTGCAAGGGGTCTCTGCTGCTGCGACCACCCTATCCGTCTGCACCCTTCTGGGAGGGGGGGCTTCAGGGACCATCCCCCGCCTTGGAGACGCTCTCCACATCCCTCTTTGTCCtgggggggctgtatctggccctccttccctccttcctgcagGGCATCGGTACCCCCTGCACCATGGGGACCACCATGAACGGGAACCACCAGGAGCACTTGGGGTTCCCCTAGCCCGGCATCCCCAAAGGGAGAGGGCACGGTGGGGCACTACTGCCACCTCTCCTCGGGGCTTTTCATCCCTGTAGGATCTCTAAAGCTTAGCCTAGGCTGGtggcacccagccccaggcttGGCCTGATTTCACCCGTGAAATATTTCAATTCCAAACACTTCAATTCTGGAGACATTTCAGTTCTCCttgcccctgcctcccccttgCCCCTTGCTAGGCCAGCAAGACCAGTGGGCTTGTCCCAGCAAAACATCCTGGGGGCTGGTAAAGCTGCTTGGAGCTCCAAGACCTTTTAACccttggggtgctgggtgctgttggggagctgagcatccctggAGAAGCCATGCCGCATCCTGGCAACGCTTCCTCGCCACCGCAGGACTTCATGTGTTCGTCACGACCGTATGGTGAGATGGAGTCCCACCACACAGCCTCCTTgactggcagcagctcccatgCCCTGACCAGCACATGGCCTCTTTACACAGCACCCTAGGGTCCCttggagaaactgaggcaccgAGGGGTGCAGCCCCGGCTGCCTGCATAAGTCATCAGCTCATCTTGCCCAAGGCTGCAGACCAGGTTTATTGTCCATCAAAAGTTGATAGAAAGGAagcttacaaaataaataaatatctatatATGGCTATATACAGTCCACACACCCCCGTGGACAGACCTCACAGCACGCATGCAAAAGCACTTTGAAGCACAAATAAGCGCAATCACTTATTACAAACCAATGTGTCGGGAAGGCTCAGGTACCTCCAGACAGGTCGTTCCCCAAAATGccatctctgctccttccctaTAAGTGCCAGTATCCCATTATCAGTGCCATGCTGGACCCCAACTCCAGCCCGCTGGTGGCATCCCAGCCTGGTCCAGCCAGCCCTCGTGCCCCGCTTtggctgcccaccccagcccatgACTACCGTCCTTGGACACAGTGTCCCCATGCTCTTCTCTATCCATTCTGCTCAGCTCATGTCCCTTCCAGTCTGAGATGCCTGGCCATGCAGCCTGTTGTCAGGGCATCAGGACATCGCCCCGTGCCCTGGTGGCACACTGGCCATGGGGCCTGAGAGCAAACTGGCACATGCTGGGGTACCAACTGGTTCCCATCCCGTAACATCATAAGAGAAGGATGGGCAGGGGAGGTAAAGCCAAGGACAAGGACAGGCAACGGAGCtcagcctcagtttccctgctcAGGTCTTCACCCAGTTCCTGCAGCCTccacagggagggcagcaggaggtCCAGCAGGGCAAGGCCCCCACTGCACAACACCTCTATGTGTACCCCCGCCTTCGCACACCTACAaagacacatgcacacagacacacaacCACACGCATGCTCTATCTACGCTGCTTCATCGCCTTGACGAGCTCCTCCAGCTTCAGGGCCAGATGCAGGTCACCTTTCACCTGCAGCCTCCCGCTCATGTAGGCACTCAAGGGGCGCAGGTCACCTAAGAAGAGGTCCTGCAGGTCTTTCTCTGCCACCTCCAGAATGACGTCGGGGCTGCCCTCAGGCATGCTGCGGCCAGCCCACCCGCTGCCTATAGGACACAAtgggtgggagagggagaaacagGGTGCTTCACGACCCAGCCTTGCCTGTCAGCACTTCCCCCCACCATTTCATAAGGATTGAGTTGGGCCAGATGACAGTAAGGGCCTGGCAGGGGGATTGTGGGGACAGGGGTCCTTACTCCTTAAGGAGATAAATTTCCTTTGTATTGCTCTGCCAATGCCCTGTTACAGTGGTCCACCTCCAAGCCCTGTACTTTTGCCATGGCCACCAAGAAAACCATCAGCAACCATGAGGGGGATGGGGGAACATCTTCCAGCATAGCAGTGGCCCAAGGCACTGCCCATGCATGTCCCTCCATCACTACCCCCTTGGGCTGGTGGCATGTGAGAGCCAACAAACCCTAAGGTCGCTGAGCCATCCCACTTGGCCAGCCATGAGCAGACCTGGCTGCCAATTTTCTATCAACACTCTCTGAAGGAAAATTCATGGGTTTAACCCAAACCAAGTTATACTTCGGACTTCCAGGGAGCACAGACTCAAGGCCATGGACACCAAAGTTCAGTGCTCAGCTGATGGACTCTGGGGGGTGCCTTTCATGGAGCTGCCAGATGGGCTTGGATTGGGACCAGCTACCACCAAGCCCGGTGGGGTTCACAGCATGCAAAGGGGACACATGCACAAAACACCCTCCCACCTCCAACACAACAACCCCAAAGAGTGGTGACCTGAGGAGAGGTCTATGAAGTAGGTGCTCTGGGCGCCGCTGGGCAGGATGATGTTGACCTGGTAGGATGCTCCCACCTGGTTGACCAGGGCCTCAGAGAGGACAGGCTCCACTGCTGAGAACAGCTCATCTGCACTGGGCTTCCTCCAGGCACTGCTCGGGGTCGTGAGGAGGGGAGCGGTGGGAGGCTCCACCTCATTCACTGTCTCCACACTATCTGCAGGGCACAACGGGACAGAAGTGGGTTGAGGAGACACCTTCGGGTGGTGAGCTTTGCTGGTCTGCATGGACCCACCAGAAAAGGTCTccagagcaaaaaaacccactcatcCAGCAAGTTTCCAGCTAAGCCAGAAGAGGACAACTGATTTTGCCAGTTCCTACacctgctcctctgcctgccaTGGGTTACTCTCCCCCTGCTACTGGGGGTTGGAAGATTAACCCTGAAAGAAATAGCGGAGCACAAACTGTTCAGGGTTTCTGGGAAAAGATCCGTGTTCTCCTCAGGTGTGACTCTCTCAGCAAGCTCAGGCTTGGGTTTGACTGATGGAAATGCTGAGATCTGAGCTGGTCTTGAGCCCAGGCTCCTGCAGATCGGGTCCCaccctcccccatcccaccactgGTGTCTTGTTAGAAAGGTTGTGTTGTGCCATGTGCTGTATGGATCTGTGCCCAAAGCGgtcctctctcctcccccctgCCAGACTATTTGTGCTGTGCTCATAGGACTGTGATATCTCCCAGACTTTGACTCCTCTGTCAAACAGCCAGTGCACAAAAAGGTCATCAGGCGTGATGGACATCGCCCAGCAGTGGCCCTGGATTTGTTACCTGCCTCTGGAGCATTGGTCCCACTGCCTGCCagagccagggtgctgctgaaGAGAtgggcagccagctgctgaatGGTGCCatccagcccctccagcccagGCACGGGTGGCATGGTGGCCAGAGGGCCCACCAGGTTCTCCCggggtggctgcagcacagcctccaTGCTCAGCTCCACCCGGTCCACCTCTAGGCCCCAGGACTTGGTCATGTTGTTaatctccagctgcagagccgagaagaaagggagaggcGTTAGCAGCCCAGGCAGAGTTGGGTATGGCTATGGTGACCACCCACCATAGCACCCCCAACCGTGGGCATCCCAGAGCTTACACTTCTGCTACCCACCAGCTTTAGATGTGGAGTGTTGGACCAGGCTCAGCAGTCCACCTCCTCCACGCTCACATTCAACCCTGCTCCTCTACTTGCTCTCCCAGCCTGGAGGAGGTCGGGACAGGGAGGACAGGTCTGTCTTGTTCCCCTTTCCATGGCTCTCTCCCAGGCTGgcctccttcctttctcccccctGAGCAACATGGCCTGGTGTGGTGCTCCACCGGGCAGCATGGCTGGCCTCCAAACCATGCTGGACATACCAGTATATCCCTCCAGCCTCTTTTTACATCATCTTTTGTAGGCATTCAACCCACAAGATCTTGGCCTGGCCCGCATCGACCGTGGGTATTACTTATCCCCTCTCTGCCACTGACCTGTCCTGCTTTTCTCCCCAAAAGCCTTTTCCAGTTTGCAGCCCCCCCCCAGTCATTTTCCTGGTGGAGATATGGAGGTCAAATGTGCTAACAACACATGGGCTTTTCTGTGTGGCCAAAGTCCTTAGAGATAAGCTCCAGAGATCCACAGGCTGAAGGTATCTGCTCCTCGCTAACCACCACATTTTCCCAGCTCCCTTCCCTAGCCAGGTCCATGGTCAGATGGACTTTCAGCAGCTCCATCTTTCCCTTACTGTTACTTCCACACCAAGACCCCAAGGGTTCGAGGGACCTAAGGGGGttctgcacagggctggggcagtCCTCACCAGCAACTGCTCCCCGATCCTCAGCTTCTCCACCTGGATCTCACGGAGGCTCTTCTTTACCAAGGTCTTGGTCATGGCGTTCTGTGCCATCATCCGGGTGGCTGCGATGAGGTCCTTCACCATCATGACAGACAACACGGGGTCCCACACCCGGAATTGGACGTCGGCACCCATGGAGATGACTGCCCCATCCTTGGAGGTCAGCTGAGGCAGAGGGGAGTCACGATCTCTTCCTCTCTCTACCCCATGGCCCAACCCTTCTGCTTAGAGCCTGGGAGCAAAAGCATTCACTTCtttcccagctggcaaccaGCCCTAGATCTCTTTATTAAGAGGGTTATTaggaacaaaaccaacccaaataATTAGATTAAACTAGACTGAATGGTGAGGACAGTTTCTAGCACAGGGCTGTTATTGAATGACATCTGGGAAGGATAGGGATTGATGTTTTTGAGAGGTCTCCAGCCAGGAACACCCATTGAGCAAGGTGTGCAAAGTCCAGAGGAGCTTTTCAGCTCAGGCAGGTGAGGACTCTGGCTTCCCAGCACCAGTTACAACTCCCCTCACCTCGCCGTGATGACGGAGGAACTGAAAGTTGggtccctgcacagcaccaaggGTCAAACCATCCCAAAATCCACCTGCTCTGGGTATTTCAGGGATGCCTCTCCATCCTGCCCTGAGGCCCAAGCCAGCTCACCTTGCAGGGGGGCACATTGAAGGCCCTCGTCCTCAGATCCACTCGCTGCCAGTGATCGatgaagggcagcagcaggaccacGCCGGGTCCCTGTGGCGCCCGGATGCGGCCCAGGCGGAAGATGATCATTCGCTCGTAGGTGGGCACGATCTGGAACGGGAAGTTCAGACCAGGGCAGAAGCAAAACCCTGGATCCTGTAGTGCCAGGAGCTATGCCAGCAAGGGGAGCTGGGAACAGTCCCTGCCATGGAGGATGGGCTGTCATCCCCCTTCTCACCTGCTTTCTTCCCTTACCTTCAAGGCAAACCATCCTGAGATGGGGAAGGTGACAACCATCAGCAAGAAGACCAAGGATGTGATAATCCCATGGCAGATCCAGGACAGCCAGCCCTGGGAGGTGTCTGCAAGGGGATGAAAGAGGGATGTACCTGCTCCAaaaccccctgccctgcccgtgAACCCCCATCCAAGCCTCTCCCCCCATGTACCCTGTATCCCAGGGAAGACAACAGCATGGGGGGCACCCAGCCAGCAcggcacctacagcaacagtGGCAaaagggaggaaggcagcaacTCCCCTCTAAGGCTGGGACTCACCTGTGGTATTCCTGGCCGGTCCCAGAGAGTCTTCCTTGGATCCGAAGGAGAAGAAGCCCTTTTGGGCACCATAGAGCCCGATGCTGGACTGCTGGAAGCGGTCAAAGTCTCCCAAGGGAAGGGCCTGGTATCCTGACCGACTGAACATGGTGCTGGTGCCTTGCATGGGGTCCTGCTCCCGGTGTTCAGAGCCCTCTAAGGCCACCTTCCCGCTGCCATTTCAgccacctctgtgcccagcacggcttctgcctgtccctgccctgatCCAAcgtccctgcccagctgcccacaAACCTCCCTGTCCTGATGTGCCACTGGATCACAAAGGATGCTTGCTAGAAGAAATCCAATCCTTCGGGGGGGTTCCTTGCGGGGGTCTcacccaggctggggggctggggtcTTCATATCCTCCCAGCAACCCTCTGAGCTGGGAGACAAAAGCTGCAGCCCCGTAGCTGCCCTCTGCTTCGCAGCCCCCTGGAGCTGGGAGATACCCCTGGGGTGtccccaccaccagccctgtgGCCGTGGGGACCGGAGACGCAGCGAGGATGCTGGCGGGGAAGGATGCAGCCACTTGTGCTTCCTGGTCCGCTTGTCATGTGGCTGCTGACGGCACAGGGACGAAACAAAACGGCTCATGGTTCACGGCCCACGGCTGGGTGAGTTTTCCT includes these proteins:
- the LOC119151030 gene encoding protein PML-like; amino-acid sequence: MSWEMLFLGEMPLVFFLGGEGAVLGVSSQFPRCWMAGRSWGCNRGWERALRSAPPPPPPEGGVNGSTEETESAGGSAGRGARGGSVGPCPARPAMAGSGSRLLEDDFQFIFCEGCQQESPSLKLLTCLHTFCLSCLSKNKPVRQCPKCCMAIPQASVMDNLLFTNLQARLKVYKKIMDGADFFCNNCKRAGEFWCSECQEFLCTQCFEAHQHYLKRESHEAKRVIDIRAGSAKDFLKAARKTGNLSCSNPTHKNQTVSIYCKKCCKPMCCICALLDSQHASFCDIRSETQRRQEELGTISQELRQKRSGFEATYVALQDEAARLEEAEREMRELIQQRVEQLVRLIRREEEELLGLVEARQEQGRRELMRELQRVEGVLQRMEAGEQLVEKMRLYATEQEVMDMQPFIKGSLEELQRLQLPAAGDRAQPRNLAECRARLQALVERVTGHPAPLPTTGTSAPQHDSPSEDEITLIHDLEPPREQCQPHGGLPMGLPAHRQPCVPASDPSGGRGDMCPGQEGDMPLTQPTPPALLMQRDEEAEEDSGSAHGSTVSLLRSIQDSLASLQEGFGGWARSNMQQVDKFLKISDRLLQSQHKANKHLVSMTQEVQAMSHSLATIASAVGPLLQPTASTWDPPTTDDWPSLPSNMMELFPPSTLQKHELLVPAAATAPSPSRPPSASPPASPTHSKTPSPASKGECPKSRHPTRGKRGGKPSTRLQKQRKK
- the STOML1 gene encoding stomatin-like protein 1 isoform X1 yields the protein MQGTSTMFSRSGYQALPLGDFDRFQQSSIGLYGAQKGFFSFGSKEDSLGPARNTTDTSQGWLSWICHGIITSLVFLLMVVTFPISGWFALKIVPTYERMIIFRLGRIRAPQGPGVVLLLPFIDHWQRVDLRTRAFNVPPCKLTSKDGAVISMGADVQFRVWDPVLSVMMVKDLIAATRMMAQNAMTKTLVKKSLREIQVEKLRIGEQLLLEINNMTKSWGLEVDRVELSMEAVLQPPRENLVGPLATMPPVPGLEGLDGTIQQLAAHLFSSTLALAGSGTNAPEADSVETVNEVEPPTAPLLTTPSSAWRKPSADELFSAVEPVLSEALVNQVGASYQVNIILPSGAQSTYFIDLSSGSGWAGRSMPEGSPDVILEVAEKDLQDLFLGDLRPLSAYMSGRLQVKGDLHLALKLEELVKAMKQRR
- the STOML1 gene encoding stomatin-like protein 1 isoform X2; translated protein: MQGTSTMFSRSGYQALPLGDFDRFQQSSIGLYGAQKGFFSFGSKEDSLGPARNTTDTSQGWLSWICHGIITSLVFLLMVVTFPISGWFALKIVPTYERMIIFRLGRIRAPQGPGVVLLLPFIDHWQRVDLRTRAFNVPPCKLTSKDGAVISMGADVQFRVWDPVLSVMMVKDLIAATRMMAQNAMTKTLVKKSLREIQVEKLRIGEQLLLEINNMTKSWGLEVDRVELSMEAVLQPPRENLVGPLATMPPVPGLEGLDGTIQQLAAHLFSSTLALAGSGTNAPEADSVETVNEVEPPTAPLLTTPSSAWRKPSADELFSAVEPVLSEALVNQAAGGLAAACLRAAPTSFWRWQRKTCRTSS